Below is a genomic region from Streptomyces ferrugineus.
CTGTGCGGCGGACCCCGCGTGGCGACCGCGGGCGAACCAGACCGTGGGAGGGGCCGTGGGGCGGGTGCTGGGAGAGCTGGGCATGGGTCCATCTGTGGGGCGGGGGCACGGGCTCGTACCAGTATCGTCGCCGCAGGTGGATGCCGATCGCCTGGGGTCCGCACACGGGGTGTGCGCGATCCGCACCGGCCGACCACCGCTCACTCGTGGCCCGCTCCCCGCCCCGTCATGACAATGACTCGGTGAGCAGGACCCGCCCACCATCCGCATTGGGGCGGGTCCTGCTCGTCCCCGACTCCTCGCTCAGCCGTGGTACGTGATGTAGCCGTTGCCGTCCCGGTCGTTGCGGCTCTTGGTGTAGGAGTGCGAGTCCGCCCCGGCCCCCGAGGGCTTGTAGAGGTAGATCGAGTCCTGGTCGTTGTTCCAGATGAAGTTGCAGTTGTCGCGGTAGACGACGTTGCCCGCGTCGGAGTCGGTGCCGTTGCCGCCCCGGAGCTTCACATAGTCGCCGGGCTGCAGATAGTGGTTGGCGGTGAACCTGAAGCGGTTGCCGGCCTTGTCCTTCACGACATAGCCCTTGAGGTTGACCGTCGTGCGCGACGCGTAGTTCTTGATGGTCAGGTATTCCTCGTCGGTGTTGCCGGTCCGGCAGTTGTTGGAGTCGCGGCCGGGTGCGTCGTACTGGACGCCCCGGATCTTCAGCGCGGACGAGTACTCGGTGGCCTGGGCCGGGGCGGCGGCGAGCGCGGCGAGGGTGCCGGCCGCGAGGGCGGTTGTGGCGAGAATGCGTATACGCATGGAGAAATATCCCCCCTGTGTGGAACTTCTGTGAAGATCCGGAGTGTATCCAGGGACTGTCGCCCCTGTGTCGACTTCACCGAAATGCGAGACGTGGGCGCGGCGACGGCGAAGGGGCCGGGGTGGGAACCCCGGCCCCTTCGGTCGGCCTCGGTCGGTGTCGCCGGCGCCGCCCTACGCGCCGCTCTCCCGGAGCATGTCCTCGCGCTCGACGAGCTTCACGCGCTCCCGGCCCTGCGGCTCGCCCAGGGCCTTCTCGGCGGCGTCGAGCCTGTACCAGCCCTCCCAGGTGGTGAAGCGGACCTCGCGCTCGGCGAGGAACGCCGCCACGGCCTCCGGCTCGGGCGAGGCCGGCGTCTGCAGACGGTCGTTCGCGTAGTCGTCCAGCAGATTCGACACCGTCTCGTTGGCGTCGCCCTTGGTGTGCCCGATCAGGCCCACCGGGCCACGGCGGATCCAGCCGGTGACATACGTCGACTGCAGGTGCTCGCCGGACTCCTGGACGACCCGGCCGCCCTCGTCCGGGACGGTGCCCGTCTCGATGTCCCAGGGCAGCTTGGGGAGTTTGTCGGAGAGGTAGCCGACCGCGCGGTAGACCGCGGTGACGTCCCAGTCCTTGAACTCGCCGGTGCCCTTGACGTTGCCGGTGCCGTCGAGGGCGGTGCGCTCGGTGCGCAGGCCGACGACCCTGCCGTCCTCGCCGAGGACCTCGGCCGGCGACTCGAAGAAGTGCAGGAACAGCTTGTGCGGCCGGTCGCCGACGTCGCGGATCGCCCAGTTCTCCAGGGTCTTGGCGACCATGTCGGCCTGCTTGTTGCCGCGCCGGGTCTCGATCGAGCCCTCGTCGTAGTCGATGTCCTCGGGGTCGACGATGACCTCGATGTTGGGGGAGTGGTCCAGCTCCCGCAGCTCCATCGGCGAGAACTTCGCCTGCGCCGGGCCGCGGCGGCCGAACACATGGATCTCCAGCGCCTTGTTGGCCTTCAGACCGTCGTAGACGTTCGGCGGGATCTCCGTCGGCAGCAGTTCGTCCGCCGTCTTGGCGAGGATGCGGGCCACGTCCAGCGCGACGTTGCCCACGCCCAGCACCGCGACCTTCTCCGCCTGAAGCGGCCAGGTGCGCGGCACGTCCGGGTGGCCGTCGTACCAGGACACGAAGTCGGCCGCGCCGTAGGAGCCGTCGAGGTCGATACCCGGTATGCGCAGCTCGCGGTCGGCCGTCGCGCCCGTCGAGAAGATCACGGCGTCGTAGAACGCCCGCAGGTCGTCCAGGTTGATGTCGTTCGGGTAGTCGACGTTGCCGAAGAGACGGATCTGCGGCTTGTCGAGCACCTGGTGGAGGGCCGTGATGATGCCCTTGATGCGGGGGTGGTCGGGGGCGACGCCGTACCGGATCAGTCCGAACGGTGCGGGCATGCGCTCGAACAGGTCGATGGACACGCCGGGTTCGGCGGCCACGTCGGACTTGAGCAACGCGTCGGCGGCGTAGATCCCGGCGGGGCCGGCTCCGACGATGGCTACCCGCAGGGGGCGGGGCATGATCAGGTTCCCTTCGAGAGGCGATAGATCGACTCGAACGGGAAGCCTAAACTAAGGCAAGCCTAAGTCGGTACGCGGGTCCGACCTATGAGCTCATAAATCAATTCTATGGGGTGTCCGGGAGCCCGGGACCTCGGTTGCCGTACCGCGGGGGCGGTGCGGCAACCGAGGGCTCCG
It encodes:
- a CDS encoding lamin tail domain-containing protein translates to MRIRILATTALAAGTLAALAAAPAQATEYSSALKIRGVQYDAPGRDSNNCRTGNTDEEYLTIKNYASRTTVNLKGYVVKDKAGNRFRFTANHYLQPGDYVKLRGGNGTDSDAGNVVYRDNCNFIWNNDQDSIYLYKPSGAGADSHSYTKSRNDRDGNGYITYHG
- a CDS encoding FAD-dependent oxidoreductase, with the translated sequence MPRPLRVAIVGAGPAGIYAADALLKSDVAAEPGVSIDLFERMPAPFGLIRYGVAPDHPRIKGIITALHQVLDKPQIRLFGNVDYPNDINLDDLRAFYDAVIFSTGATADRELRIPGIDLDGSYGAADFVSWYDGHPDVPRTWPLQAEKVAVLGVGNVALDVARILAKTADELLPTEIPPNVYDGLKANKALEIHVFGRRGPAQAKFSPMELRELDHSPNIEVIVDPEDIDYDEGSIETRRGNKQADMVAKTLENWAIRDVGDRPHKLFLHFFESPAEVLGEDGRVVGLRTERTALDGTGNVKGTGEFKDWDVTAVYRAVGYLSDKLPKLPWDIETGTVPDEGGRVVQESGEHLQSTYVTGWIRRGPVGLIGHTKGDANETVSNLLDDYANDRLQTPASPEPEAVAAFLAEREVRFTTWEGWYRLDAAEKALGEPQGRERVKLVEREDMLRESGA